From the Marinobacter alexandrii genome, one window contains:
- a CDS encoding helix-turn-helix domain-containing protein, with protein sequence MSVTIDYFLPEENSYFSLFAKAIHIEEVINEPLPAFDKSYIIFDYNGCDIKIKDEWVKSPKSYLKPVRDHYLNYNKPKKSIYYIAVLHECSFYKITGRQASDYQDRFLPLDEILGIKETEKLYHQVKHVEGIEAFVDLMHHFFEKHVPQMKTTPIDDIIKHIKTSEGLVSIDELLSRSKCSQSTLNRYFLKYVGVTTSLYIRLVKFNLLIRKISNKHPINDMICWYDYFDQSHLTKDFLRFANVKPADYLGPNFEILREVMKKAR encoded by the coding sequence ATGAGTGTAACAATCGATTACTTCTTACCTGAAGAAAATTCTTATTTTAGCCTTTTTGCCAAAGCTATCCATATTGAAGAAGTTATTAATGAGCCTTTACCTGCTTTCGACAAAAGCTACATCATATTTGATTATAACGGGTGCGATATTAAGATAAAAGACGAATGGGTAAAGAGTCCTAAAAGTTATCTGAAGCCGGTTCGAGATCATTACCTAAATTATAATAAACCAAAAAAATCAATCTATTACATTGCCGTACTGCACGAATGTAGCTTCTACAAGATCACTGGTAGACAAGCAAGTGATTATCAGGACAGGTTTTTGCCACTAGATGAAATCTTAGGTATAAAAGAAACGGAGAAGTTGTATCATCAGGTAAAGCATGTCGAAGGTATTGAGGCCTTCGTTGATTTAATGCATCATTTTTTTGAAAAACATGTTCCTCAGATGAAAACTACGCCGATAGATGATATCATTAAGCATATCAAAACCTCAGAAGGCCTGGTTTCAATCGATGAGCTTTTGTCTAGAAGCAAATGCTCCCAGAGCACTTTGAATAGGTACTTTCTGAAGTATGTAGGAGTTACAACTTCTCTTTATATTCGATTGGTAAAATTCAACCTTCTCATAAGAAAAATCAGCAATAAACATCCGATCAATGACATGATCTGTTGGTACGATTACTTTGATCAATCGCATCTGACAAAAGATTTTTTGCGCTTCGCTAATGTCAAACCTGCAGATTATCTCGGGCCCAATTTTGAAATACTTCGAGAAGTGATGAAGAAAGCGCGATAA
- a CDS encoding NAD(P)-binding domain-containing protein, whose protein sequence is MKIGIIGSGNMGGQIGRLWGLAGHEVMFSSRNPQKLLPLIDDLEAGQVGTVANAIEFGEVILLAINYWTIKEAIEPLRNSDKIIIDLTNPYKWSEKEGLERVIEEDTSGAETLHAELKTSVIIKAFSSHSADALAKHHSNPRISVLYTCNKKEGKTVAETLIKDRDIYVCFMEKDRTWTKPINLGDPVNTSANEGVPSISPDGKYMFFGREEQDGTGNIYWVSTEIIEQVRPAD, encoded by the coding sequence ATGAAGATTGGCATTATTGGATCCGGCAATATGGGTGGACAAATTGGTCGACTGTGGGGGTTGGCAGGTCACGAAGTGATGTTTAGCTCAAGAAACCCACAAAAGCTATTACCATTGATTGACGACCTTGAAGCTGGCCAAGTAGGAACAGTAGCAAACGCTATTGAATTTGGTGAAGTAATTCTTTTAGCAATAAACTATTGGACAATTAAGGAAGCCATTGAGCCATTAAGAAACTCAGATAAAATCATTATTGACCTTACCAATCCATACAAATGGTCTGAAAAAGAAGGTTTAGAGCGAGTGATAGAGGAAGATACATCCGGAGCTGAAACTCTGCATGCTGAATTGAAGACATCTGTCATAATAAAAGCTTTTTCCTCACATTCGGCAGATGCTCTTGCGAAACACCACTCAAATCCAAGGATAAGCGTACTCTATACTTGCAATAAGAAAGAAGGAAAAACAGTGGCCGAAACCTTAATAAAAGATCGGGATATCTATGTCTGTTTTATGGAAAAAGACAGGACATGGACAAAACCAATTAACCTTGGAGATCCAGTAAATACAAGTGCTAATGAAGGAGTTCCGAGTATCAGTCCAGATGGTAAATACATGTTTTTTGGAAGAGAAGAACAAGACGGGACAGGAAATATCTATTGGGTGAGCACTGAGATCATTGAGCAAGTAAGACCTGCCGACTGA
- a CDS encoding DUF3817 domain-containing protein, which produces MIKKFLFNPIGRLRLIAFLEGVSLILLVFIAVPLKYMLDSPQAVKAIGPIHGALFLLFIFSSLGVGIEQSWKFKKTTWIVILACFIPFGTFYIDNRILRKLHGDNEFS; this is translated from the coding sequence ATGATAAAGAAATTCTTGTTTAACCCTATTGGGCGGCTCAGATTAATAGCCTTTTTAGAAGGGGTGTCTCTTATTCTACTAGTCTTCATTGCAGTACCCCTTAAATATATGCTTGATAGTCCTCAAGCTGTTAAAGCAATTGGCCCTATACACGGAGCTCTTTTCCTATTATTTATATTCAGCTCCCTTGGCGTTGGTATAGAACAAAGCTGGAAGTTTAAAAAAACGACATGGATAGTCATCCTGGCTTGCTTCATACCCTTTGGCACATTTTACATCGACAATAGAATTCTCCGAAAACTTCATGGAGACAATGAGTTCTCTTGA
- a CDS encoding AraC family transcriptional regulator, whose protein sequence is MSTEPHHIKSINQYHKVRGLGKPVHPLISIVNYRDVKILQEDQHKSWVFDFYLIAIKRSSDPHFRMKYGQNQYDYDEGVMFFIAPGQLLSIEGEENETIQKSGWMMLVHPDFLFGTPLAKTIRSYEFFKYSTHEALFLSEKEEHVLNTIIISIENEYQSVIDKHSQQIIVSQLGTLLAYSNRFYERQFITRKPMNHRILERFEDIIDEYFRNENFIERGMPSVKDIADQLNLTSNYLSSLLKHLTGQSTQHYIHNKLIDLAKEKLSTTGLSVSQIAYELGFEYPQSFSKLFKSKTNQSPLEFRKSLNMN, encoded by the coding sequence ATGTCCACAGAACCTCATCATATAAAATCAATCAATCAGTATCACAAGGTTCGTGGTTTGGGGAAGCCAGTACATCCTTTGATCAGTATTGTCAATTATCGTGACGTAAAGATTTTGCAGGAAGATCAACATAAAAGTTGGGTCTTTGACTTTTATCTTATTGCTATAAAGAGAAGTTCTGATCCTCACTTCAGGATGAAATACGGTCAGAATCAATACGATTATGACGAAGGTGTGATGTTTTTCATTGCACCAGGACAGCTTCTTAGCATTGAGGGAGAGGAAAATGAAACCATCCAAAAGTCCGGGTGGATGATGCTTGTTCATCCTGATTTTTTATTTGGAACGCCATTAGCAAAAACGATTAGGAGCTATGAGTTTTTTAAGTATTCCACACATGAGGCGCTTTTTTTATCTGAAAAGGAAGAACATGTATTAAATACAATCATAATAAGCATAGAGAATGAGTATCAATCCGTCATCGATAAGCATAGCCAACAAATTATTGTCTCCCAATTGGGTACTTTATTAGCCTATTCCAATCGTTTTTACGAACGTCAATTTATAACCCGCAAGCCGATGAACCATCGTATTCTAGAAAGGTTTGAAGACATAATTGACGAATATTTTAGAAATGAAAATTTCATAGAGCGAGGGATGCCATCAGTAAAGGATATTGCAGATCAATTGAACTTAACTTCCAATTATTTAAGCTCATTGTTAAAGCATTTGACGGGTCAGTCGACACAGCACTACATCCACAATAAATTAATTGACCTTGCAAAGGAAAAGCTCTCTACAACAGGTCTATCTGTTAGCCAAATTGCCTATGAATTAGGGTTTGAGTACCCACAATCCTTTAGCAAACTATTTAAATCAAAGACGAATCAATCACCATTGGAATTTAGGAAGTCGCTTAATATGAATTGA
- the rsmH gene encoding 16S rRNA (cytosine(1402)-N(4))-methyltransferase RsmH, whose product MSEYHNPVMLKECMEGLDIKPDGVYVDVTFGGGGHSKAILEQLTTGHLIAFDQDADAEKNAQQLVGPDTPGMSGKRSFTFIESNFRFLKKYLKLHGITEVDGILADLGVSSHQFDEPARGFTIRAEGVLDMRMDQAADRSAREVVNEYDEKDLIHILSAYGEIRNARTLAREIVNFRMNQPIETNEQLKAIAMKNAPKGRDLKYLAQVFQAIRIEVNEEIEALKEFLIQAGEVLKAEGRLVVMSYHSLEDRPVKNFINKGNIKGVDEKDFYGNPIRVLDPVNRKPIVPEAAEIKENSRARSAKLRIGRKRSK is encoded by the coding sequence ATGAGTGAATATCATAACCCGGTTATGCTCAAAGAGTGCATGGAAGGGCTGGATATAAAACCGGATGGAGTATATGTGGATGTGACCTTTGGAGGTGGCGGTCATAGCAAAGCAATACTCGAGCAATTAACAACCGGACACCTCATTGCTTTTGATCAGGATGCAGATGCTGAGAAAAATGCACAACAGCTTGTCGGACCGGATACTCCCGGAATGTCGGGCAAACGTTCTTTTACATTTATTGAGTCAAATTTCAGGTTCCTGAAAAAGTATCTCAAACTACATGGCATCACGGAAGTGGATGGCATACTGGCCGATTTGGGAGTTAGCTCCCATCAGTTCGATGAGCCGGCGCGAGGATTCACCATTAGGGCAGAAGGTGTGTTGGATATGCGTATGGATCAGGCTGCTGATAGAAGCGCTAGAGAAGTAGTAAATGAGTACGATGAAAAGGATCTGATACATATTTTGAGTGCATATGGTGAAATCAGAAATGCACGAACTCTTGCAAGAGAGATTGTGAATTTCAGAATGAATCAACCAATCGAGACCAATGAGCAGCTGAAAGCAATAGCTATGAAGAATGCTCCTAAAGGTCGAGATCTTAAATACCTCGCGCAGGTCTTTCAGGCCATTCGAATAGAGGTAAATGAAGAAATAGAAGCACTCAAGGAATTTTTAATACAGGCTGGCGAAGTGCTGAAGGCAGAAGGCAGACTGGTGGTGATGAGTTATCACTCACTGGAAGACAGACCGGTTAAAAATTTCATCAATAAAGGAAATATCAAAGGGGTAGATGAAAAAGACTTTTATGGGAATCCAATCAGGGTATTAGACCCGGTGAACCGTAAACCCATCGTCCCTGAAGCGGCAGAAATAAAAGAAAACAGCAGAGCGAGAAGCGCTAAGCTGCGTATTGGCAGAAAAAGAAGCAAGTAA
- a CDS encoding AraC family transcriptional regulator, producing the protein MEYKIKTYDTSGFMDKYIDLKLKKEEKVNEGNGTFLIMPVQQMLKASKLPVPPTRATTHTLIFLTEGKASMKIGLHPVHAQQGECMIVPAGQIFSYREYEINDGYIIVFDNHFLIGKIGNTELLKDFEFLNVWGNPTVHPDTQTATYIIQTLNRIYNEYAANGIKNQELLQTYLLAALFELKKVYKPLSLNKSKRAVEISNRFKDLVHTNIRELHKVSDYASIINVTTNHLNKTVKVVTGRPASKWIEEMLIIEAKVLLFQTNDPINAIAAELGILDHSYFSRLFKKLEGVSPRRFRKLIDKS; encoded by the coding sequence ATGGAGTATAAGATAAAGACGTATGATACTTCCGGGTTTATGGATAAGTACATTGATCTGAAGCTCAAAAAAGAAGAAAAGGTCAATGAAGGTAACGGCACTTTCCTCATCATGCCTGTCCAGCAAATGCTCAAAGCCTCCAAACTTCCTGTTCCGCCTACCAGAGCTACAACACATACGCTTATTTTCTTAACGGAAGGTAAAGCATCAATGAAAATTGGGCTTCACCCTGTTCATGCTCAACAGGGCGAATGCATGATTGTCCCAGCAGGACAGATTTTTAGCTATAGAGAGTACGAAATAAATGATGGCTACATCATCGTATTTGACAATCACTTTCTGATTGGAAAGATCGGAAATACAGAACTACTGAAAGACTTTGAATTCCTGAATGTATGGGGGAATCCTACTGTTCATCCGGATACGCAAACTGCCACTTACATTATTCAAACACTAAATAGGATATATAATGAGTATGCCGCCAATGGAATTAAAAATCAGGAGCTTTTACAGACCTACTTATTAGCAGCATTATTTGAATTAAAAAAAGTCTATAAACCACTTTCACTAAATAAGAGTAAGAGAGCTGTTGAAATCTCTAATAGGTTCAAAGATTTGGTGCATACGAACATAAGGGAGCTTCACAAGGTTTCAGATTATGCATCCATAATCAACGTCACTACAAACCATCTCAACAAAACGGTTAAAGTGGTCACCGGTCGCCCGGCTTCCAAATGGATTGAAGAGATGCTTATCATTGAAGCGAAAGTCCTTCTCTTTCAAACCAATGACCCCATCAATGCTATTGCAGCGGAATTAGGAATCTTGGACCATTCTTACTTTAGTCGATTATTCAAAAAACTTGAAGGGGTATCGCCACGGAGATTTAGAAAATTGATTGATAAGTCCTAA
- a CDS encoding NAD(P)/FAD-dependent oxidoreductase has protein sequence MDNNDFEVIIIGGSYAGLSASLTLGRSLRKTLIMDAGKPCNRQTPHSHNFLTQDGSTPEKISNIAKLQVSKYDTIRFYEGFANSGKKTSRGFEIINSDGDTFTTKKIVIATGIKDLIPSITGFADCWGISVIHCPYCHGYEFKNQKTAILANGDSAFHLAPLVHNLTKESAILTSGKPTFDKGQSEKLKMRNIRIMEKEVVEITHENGQVKTVVFKDSSKESFDAVYAPIPFEQSSDIPVSLGCELTEQGYIKVDSMQKTNINGVFACGDNSTMMRSVATAVYGGNIAGAAINKELTEESF, from the coding sequence ATGGACAATAATGATTTTGAAGTAATAATTATTGGGGGAAGTTATGCAGGGCTTTCTGCATCATTAACTTTAGGACGCTCACTTAGAAAGACATTGATCATGGATGCAGGAAAACCATGTAATCGTCAAACCCCTCATTCTCATAATTTTCTAACACAAGATGGAAGTACACCTGAAAAGATTTCAAATATTGCTAAGCTGCAAGTTTCCAAGTATGATACCATCAGGTTTTATGAAGGGTTTGCCAATAGCGGAAAAAAGACTTCCAGAGGTTTTGAAATTATCAATTCAGATGGAGACACATTTACGACTAAGAAAATAGTCATTGCTACAGGCATAAAAGACCTAATACCAAGTATAACTGGATTTGCAGATTGTTGGGGGATATCTGTGATACATTGTCCTTACTGTCACGGTTATGAATTTAAAAATCAAAAAACAGCTATTCTGGCTAATGGTGATAGCGCTTTTCATCTTGCTCCGTTAGTCCATAACCTGACCAAAGAGTCGGCTATTCTAACCTCAGGGAAACCAACATTTGATAAAGGTCAATCAGAAAAACTGAAAATGCGTAATATCAGAATCATGGAAAAGGAAGTTGTAGAAATCACTCACGAAAATGGACAGGTAAAGACTGTTGTTTTCAAAGACAGCAGCAAGGAATCTTTTGATGCAGTCTACGCACCGATCCCTTTTGAGCAAAGTTCTGACATACCAGTCAGTTTAGGCTGTGAACTTACCGAGCAGGGATATATAAAAGTAGACTCTATGCAAAAGACTAATATCAATGGTGTATTTGCCTGTGGAGATAACAGCACCATGATGCGTTCTGTTGCAACAGCTGTTTACGGTGGTAACATTGCAGGTGCAGCGATTAACAAAGAGCTAACGGAGGAAAGCTTTTGA
- a CDS encoding penicillin-binding protein: MSIKKDIVLRVRIAFILTFLVAGLVVFRIAKIQYVEGDKWRSLGETLGIQAMNVKATRGNIYADDGSLLATSLPFYRLAIDPYLPTNGLYKNNIDSLSYLLARYYKGLTPTQYKRKIDNARKNGRRYLTLNRQEVGYQDKKLMENWPLFREGRLKGGVLFEKVEKRFLPFSHLGIRTIGSVNANDRGVVGLEYSFNTQLAGINGKGLYQKMAGGGWKPIYDGTERRPVDGFDIQTTINVDLQDVTESALLDELQKHDADYGVAIVMEVSTGEIKAISNLSRNTEGDYYERYNYAVGSQGSREPGSTFKLASMIALLEETDIKLSDSIDTGNGKLEFFDKTMRDHKPGGFGKLTIQEVFEKSSNIGVAKLVSRHFDNEPDKFINYLKRMKLHQPLDFQMVGEGKPYIKDSSDSTWSGVSLPWMSHGYELKMTPLQMLALYNAVANNGKMVKPMIVKGVMKADRTVEEFETEVINDRIASKETLRKLKLMMEGVVERGTAKNINYSHYKIAGKTGTAKKVKNGRYVKEYYTSFAGYFPAEAPRYSCIVVIDNPKGFQIYGSDVSAPVFKEIADKIYSLELDMHEIGTQERTFVTGVFPYIKAGKRDELTMICNELGISNHAKTESEWVKTRVINDAVYWKENSVKYEVVPDVRGMTLRDAIYVLENLGLDVEVDGRGRVSTQSMTPGGKIAKGSTIKLQMS; encoded by the coding sequence ATGAGCATAAAAAAAGACATAGTACTAAGAGTTCGTATCGCATTCATCCTCACCTTCTTGGTGGCAGGATTAGTTGTGTTTCGTATCGCCAAAATTCAATATGTAGAAGGTGATAAGTGGAGAAGCCTGGGGGAGACGCTTGGTATTCAAGCAATGAATGTCAAAGCGACTCGTGGTAACATCTATGCGGATGATGGAAGCTTATTAGCTACTTCACTTCCTTTTTACCGATTGGCGATTGATCCTTATTTACCAACGAATGGACTCTACAAAAACAACATTGACTCGCTTAGCTATTTATTAGCCAGGTATTACAAAGGCTTAACACCGACACAATACAAGCGAAAAATTGACAATGCTCGGAAGAATGGCCGTCGATACCTAACACTCAATAGACAGGAAGTAGGCTATCAGGATAAGAAGCTCATGGAAAACTGGCCACTCTTCAGAGAAGGTCGATTAAAAGGAGGAGTACTTTTTGAAAAAGTAGAGAAGCGCTTTCTGCCTTTTTCTCATTTAGGTATCCGAACGATCGGAAGCGTAAATGCAAACGATCGAGGAGTGGTGGGATTGGAGTATAGCTTCAATACACAGCTTGCTGGTATCAATGGCAAAGGGCTTTACCAGAAAATGGCTGGGGGTGGCTGGAAGCCAATATATGATGGCACGGAAAGACGTCCGGTAGATGGGTTCGATATTCAAACAACCATCAACGTAGACCTTCAGGATGTAACAGAATCAGCATTACTTGACGAATTGCAAAAACATGATGCGGATTATGGTGTAGCAATCGTAATGGAAGTAAGCACAGGAGAAATCAAAGCTATTTCAAACCTAAGTAGAAATACAGAGGGTGACTATTACGAAAGATATAACTATGCCGTAGGTAGTCAGGGTTCTCGTGAGCCAGGCTCAACATTTAAGCTTGCGAGTATGATAGCGCTATTGGAAGAAACAGACATTAAGCTATCGGATTCTATTGATACAGGTAATGGGAAACTAGAATTTTTTGATAAAACCATGCGCGACCATAAGCCGGGTGGCTTTGGAAAACTGACCATTCAAGAAGTATTTGAAAAGTCTTCGAATATTGGTGTGGCCAAGTTGGTGTCTCGCCATTTTGATAACGAACCAGATAAATTCATCAACTATCTTAAACGTATGAAACTCCATCAACCACTTGATTTTCAAATGGTTGGAGAGGGTAAGCCTTACATTAAAGACTCTTCAGATAGCACATGGAGCGGGGTAAGCCTACCATGGATGTCCCATGGTTATGAGTTGAAAATGACGCCTCTTCAGATGCTCGCTTTGTACAATGCTGTTGCCAATAATGGAAAAATGGTAAAGCCAATGATTGTGAAAGGGGTGATGAAGGCCGATCGTACGGTAGAGGAATTCGAAACAGAAGTGATCAATGATCGAATTGCTTCAAAAGAGACATTGAGAAAATTGAAGCTGATGATGGAAGGTGTAGTTGAACGTGGAACTGCGAAAAACATCAACTACAGTCACTATAAAATTGCTGGTAAAACCGGAACAGCTAAAAAGGTAAAGAATGGTAGATATGTGAAAGAATACTATACCTCATTTGCTGGATATTTCCCTGCTGAAGCTCCACGATATAGTTGCATCGTAGTAATTGATAACCCGAAAGGCTTTCAAATTTATGGTAGTGATGTGTCAGCTCCAGTATTTAAGGAAATCGCTGACAAAATCTATTCACTCGAATTAGATATGCATGAAATTGGTACACAGGAACGGACTTTTGTAACAGGAGTTTTTCCATACATCAAGGCTGGAAAGCGTGATGAATTGACGATGATCTGCAATGAGCTCGGTATCTCCAACCATGCAAAAACAGAGTCGGAGTGGGTAAAAACAAGAGTGATTAATGATGCTGTGTATTGGAAAGAAAATTCAGTCAAGTATGAAGTAGTACCAGATGTTAGAGGAATGACACTCCGTGATGCCATCTATGTGCTAGAAAATCTGGGACTTGATGTAGAAGTGGATGGAAGAGGAAGGGTATCGACTCAGTCAATGACCCCCGGCGGAAAGATTGCAAAAGGTTCAACCATTAAACTTCAAATGAGCTAA
- a CDS encoding FtsL-like putative cell division protein, whose product MKNTYKLPQREERGDLFRLINRFLRMDSSISEVIHVRFLPQILFLAFLCLLYIGNRHYAEKKVRDINNLETEVEDLRADYTTLKADFMYESKQSEVAKRAATLGLKESKESPILIRSFEE is encoded by the coding sequence ATGAAGAACACCTACAAATTACCCCAACGAGAAGAGCGAGGAGACTTATTTCGTCTCATCAATCGCTTTCTACGCATGGATAGCTCCATAAGCGAGGTGATACACGTGCGTTTTCTTCCCCAAATTCTATTTCTGGCATTCTTATGTCTGCTGTATATCGGAAACCGACACTACGCGGAAAAGAAGGTTCGGGATATCAATAATCTGGAAACAGAAGTTGAAGACCTGAGAGCAGATTACACGACTCTGAAGGCTGATTTCATGTATGAAAGCAAGCAATCAGAGGTAGCAAAACGAGCCGCAACGCTCGGTTTAAAAGAGAGTAAGGAGTCACCAATACTGATTCGAAGCTTTGAAGAATAA
- a CDS encoding NAD(P)H-binding protein — MQKLNLVLTGSLGNIGKPLTEQLVKDGHSVTVISSNPERSTEISALGATPAIGNLQDTPFLASTFRGADVVYTMVPPANYFDHDLDLLGHFKELGNYFAEAIRQAGVKRVLNMSSIGAHLAKGNGILEGTYHVEQRLNKLPQDVDVTHIRPTEIYYNLFSLSV; from the coding sequence ATGCAAAAATTAAATCTAGTTTTAACAGGCTCTTTAGGGAATATCGGTAAGCCATTGACCGAACAATTGGTAAAGGATGGGCATTCGGTTACCGTCATTAGTAGTAATCCGGAAAGAAGCACTGAAATCTCAGCATTGGGAGCTACGCCTGCTATCGGAAACTTACAAGACACTCCCTTTTTAGCTTCTACTTTCCGAGGGGCAGATGTTGTTTACACTATGGTTCCACCAGCTAACTATTTCGATCATGACTTGGACTTACTTGGGCATTTCAAGGAGCTTGGAAACTACTTTGCTGAAGCAATTAGGCAGGCTGGAGTAAAACGGGTTTTAAACATGAGCAGTATTGGTGCACATCTAGCGAAAGGTAATGGGATCTTAGAAGGCACCTATCATGTAGAACAAAGACTAAATAAGCTACCTCAGGATGTAGATGTTACGCATATAAGACCTACAGAGATTTACTACAATCTATTCAGTTTATCGGTTTAA
- the mraZ gene encoding division/cell wall cluster transcriptional repressor MraZ: protein MAFFTSEYECKLDTKGRLVLPAKIKNNLPEVSTAELVIRKGFEPNLILYPMVEYKKIHHKISSLSEFDPEQRKLKRTFFRSIAQVELDSANRILIPKQMLAHAQIEKEALLIGTGNYIEMWNPEVFDKHMIDDAGEYSALAQKFLDE from the coding sequence ATGGCGTTTTTTACAAGCGAGTATGAGTGTAAGTTGGATACTAAAGGAAGGTTGGTCTTGCCTGCAAAGATCAAGAACAACCTTCCGGAGGTCTCCACTGCAGAACTAGTAATTAGGAAAGGATTCGAACCTAACCTAATCCTCTACCCAATGGTGGAGTATAAAAAGATACACCACAAGATCTCATCACTTAGTGAATTCGATCCTGAACAACGAAAGTTGAAAAGGACATTTTTCAGGAGTATCGCCCAGGTGGAACTGGATAGCGCTAACCGCATCTTGATCCCTAAGCAGATGCTCGCTCATGCACAGATAGAAAAGGAAGCACTCCTTATTGGCACGGGCAACTATATAGAAATGTGGAATCCTGAAGTATTTGATAAGCACATGATTGATGATGCAGGAGAGTACTCAGCTTTAGCGCAGAAGTTTCTTGATGAATAG
- the mgtE gene encoding magnesium transporter: MIQEIKPWEILKEYLEIESIDEIKKYLDLLAAEDIVGLVSHLSETQRLKLLSLLTPEDAAELIEDLPWVQAIELIKDMNSKEAAAIIAELPSDEQADFLGEMSEQGAAAIMLEMPEKEAENIRELIQYEDDSAGGLMVTEFLSFEEEVTVGEVVKDLQSNAEKYEKYHLQYIYVTHNRQFSGVLNMRALLLSKPTVELSEIVLRNALTVQDKDSLEDLIKFFDTNDFYGVPVVDDRLQLKGVVLRKDLREAQTEQVNVEHLETQGIVGGEELRTMSVWLRARRRLSWLSVNILLNIAAASIIAVYQDTLSAVIALAVFLPIISDMSGCSGNQAVAVSLRELSLGVVRPYEVTRVWIQEISVGLLNGLVLGTLIGVAAWLWQGNIYLGLVVGGALSINTLVAVSLGGTIPLILKRMNVDPALASGPILTTVTDMFGFFLALTFAGMMIGNL, encoded by the coding sequence ATGATACAAGAAATAAAACCCTGGGAAATTCTCAAAGAGTATCTTGAGATAGAGTCAATAGATGAAATTAAAAAGTATCTGGATCTACTGGCCGCAGAAGATATTGTTGGTTTAGTCAGTCATCTTAGTGAGACACAAAGACTCAAACTCTTATCCCTCCTGACACCAGAAGACGCAGCTGAACTGATAGAGGATTTACCTTGGGTTCAGGCAATAGAGCTCATCAAGGATATGAACAGCAAAGAAGCTGCTGCTATCATTGCGGAACTTCCAAGTGATGAGCAGGCCGACTTTTTAGGTGAAATGTCTGAGCAAGGAGCAGCGGCCATTATGCTGGAAATGCCTGAAAAAGAAGCTGAAAACATCCGAGAACTCATTCAATATGAAGATGATTCTGCTGGAGGACTGATGGTAACAGAATTCCTCTCTTTTGAGGAAGAGGTTACTGTTGGAGAGGTAGTAAAAGACTTGCAATCCAATGCAGAGAAATATGAAAAATACCATCTGCAATACATTTATGTAACGCATAATAGGCAGTTTTCAGGTGTGCTAAATATGCGTGCATTGTTGCTATCCAAACCCACAGTGGAGCTCTCTGAGATTGTACTGAGAAATGCCTTGACGGTACAAGACAAAGACTCACTGGAAGACCTGATTAAGTTTTTTGATACCAATGATTTCTATGGTGTACCAGTTGTAGACGATCGATTACAATTGAAAGGAGTCGTGCTTAGAAAAGATCTAAGAGAGGCTCAAACCGAACAAGTGAATGTGGAGCACCTGGAGACTCAAGGTATTGTCGGCGGGGAAGAGCTTAGGACTATGTCGGTATGGTTGCGGGCAAGAAGAAGACTTTCCTGGTTGAGTGTAAACATCCTACTCAATATCGCTGCAGCAAGCATAATAGCAGTTTATCAAGATACTCTCTCAGCAGTAATTGCCCTTGCCGTTTTCTTACCTATCATTTCAGATATGAGTGGTTGTTCAGGTAATCAGGCTGTTGCTGTGAGTCTAAGAGAGCTTTCGCTTGGTGTCGTCCGCCCTTACGAGGTAACCAGAGTATGGATACAAGAAATATCCGTAGGACTTTTGAATGGTCTTGTGTTAGGAACACTTATTGGAGTGGCTGCATGGCTATGGCAAGGGAATATTTATCTTGGATTAGTAGTAGGTGGCGCGCTTTCGATCAATACACTAGTAGCTGTATCTCTAGGGGGCACTATTCCACTTATATTAAAAAGAATGAATGTAGATCCTGCATTAGCTTCAGGACCTATTTTGACAACAGTGACGGATATGTTCGGCTTCTTTTTAGCATTGACCTTTGCCGGAATGATGATAGGAAATTTGTAA